A DNA window from Mucilaginibacter xinganensis contains the following coding sequences:
- the dnaB gene encoding replicative DNA helicase, protein MSRNQTNYSGLGKLPPQSIELEEAVLGAIMEMDVISTVIDMLRPEMFYKTNHQIIYSVMLSLAKQNEPIDELTVIATLRASGELESVGGMFYVTELTRRVASAANIEFNARIIVQKFLAREVIRISTEAIQTAYEDTTDVLELVEQVEKNIYDLSSHKNSKKQSKISDVVDECIEILSTPIKNGLTGIPTGLTNLDKLTNGWQDTDLIIIAARPAMGKTAFVLHCAKYPAIKLNKPVLLFSLEMSEVQLGNRMIADEAGICLDDIQKRNLSPYDKEKVISLTRNLKKSPLIIDDTPALNILEFRAKCRRAKQQHDIKLIIIDYLQLMVGDAGNRNGNREQEIGSISRMLKAVAKELKVPVIALSQLSRKVEERANKMPMLSDIRESGSIEQDADMVIFLHRPEYYGITEFEGKSVVGKLSAIIAKHRNGVCDTAQLDLNAAYMRLTDWEIDFEPTELKGESF, encoded by the coding sequence ATGAGTAGGAATCAAACAAATTATTCAGGATTAGGAAAATTACCTCCGCAGTCCATCGAACTTGAAGAAGCTGTCTTAGGTGCGATAATGGAGATGGATGTTATCTCAACAGTTATTGACATGTTGAGGCCGGAGATGTTCTACAAAACAAATCATCAAATTATTTATTCAGTAATGCTTTCACTTGCAAAGCAAAACGAACCCATAGATGAATTAACCGTTATTGCCACGCTACGGGCTTCAGGAGAGCTTGAAAGCGTTGGAGGCATGTTCTATGTCACCGAACTGACAAGACGCGTTGCAAGCGCTGCAAACATCGAATTCAATGCCCGTATCATAGTTCAAAAGTTTTTAGCCAGGGAAGTTATAAGAATTTCAACCGAGGCTATACAGACAGCTTATGAAGATACCACAGATGTACTGGAACTGGTTGAACAAGTAGAGAAAAATATCTATGACTTATCATCCCATAAAAACAGCAAAAAGCAAAGTAAAATATCTGACGTGGTTGATGAGTGTATAGAAATTTTAAGCACCCCGATTAAAAACGGATTAACAGGTATTCCTACAGGCCTTACGAATTTGGATAAATTAACCAATGGTTGGCAGGATACGGACTTAATCATAATTGCAGCCCGGCCAGCGATGGGAAAAACGGCTTTTGTATTGCATTGCGCCAAATATCCGGCAATCAAATTAAATAAACCTGTTTTGCTTTTCTCACTTGAAATGTCAGAAGTTCAATTGGGTAACAGGATGATTGCAGATGAAGCCGGTATTTGCTTAGATGATATTCAAAAAAGGAATTTAAGCCCGTACGATAAAGAAAAGGTTATTAGCCTTACCCGTAATCTTAAAAAATCGCCACTGATCATAGATGATACCCCGGCACTTAACATTTTAGAATTTCGGGCTAAATGCCGAAGGGCAAAGCAGCAGCATGATATTAAATTAATCATAATCGACTACCTGCAGTTGATGGTAGGGGATGCTGGAAACCGAAACGGAAACCGGGAACAGGAGATAGGTAGCATTTCAAGAATGTTAAAAGCGGTGGCAAAAGAGTTGAAAGTCCCTGTTATCGCTTTATCTCAATTAAGCCGTAAGGTTGAGGAACGTGCCAATAAAATGCCGATGCTATCTGATATCAGGGAATCAGGATCTATCGAACAGGATGCGGACATGGTTATCTTCCTGCATAGACCCGAATACTACGGAATAACAGAGTTTGAAGGTAAAAGTGTGGTCGGTAAGCTATCTGCCATAATTGCAAAGCATCGTAACGGTGTATGTGATACCGCCCAGCTCGACCTTAATGCAGCTTATATGCGCTTAACAGATTGGGAAATTGATTTTGAACCAACAGAACTGAAAGGAGAATCATTTTAA
- a CDS encoding GIY-YIG nuclease family protein has protein sequence MKRYFFVYANEERTLLHAGVTSDIVKTMKFYDGLITLLPKPKKLNYLVYLEDTVLEVIAQKKLIEFGGMKQVEKVKLVESVNPQFIEITAESLQHQGW, from the coding sequence ATGAAAAGGTACTTTTTTGTTTATGCCAATGAGGAAAGAACGCTGCTGCATGCAGGGGTAACAAGTGATATAGTAAAAACAATGAAGTTTTATGATGGGCTTATAACCTTATTGCCAAAGCCTAAAAAACTAAACTACCTGGTTTACCTTGAGGATACGGTTTTGGAAGTAATAGCACAAAAAAAGCTAATAGAATTCGGGGGTATGAAGCAAGTAGAAAAGGTAAAGCTGGTTGAATCAGTAAATCCTCAATTTATTGAAATAACAGCCGAAAGTTTGCAGCATCAGGGATGGTAA
- a CDS encoding DNA methyltransferase codes for MTTTGYTNPKTKAYIEECIKRKIISTPKTGFQVPEGDFCEHLKPHQKDSISFAAEGGCRAIFNSWGLGKTRIQLWLAKLCIKHTGQSFIQGLPLGVVTEFYDEAEILGLKVYYVTNQAEVLKIELETGSPQIFLSNYERIREGNFDPKHFGGSSLDEGYAIRNLDTETTDYMMSEFRAIPFRWVATATPAPNDYTEILNYAHYLGIMDRGQALTRWFQRNSTTAGDLTLYEHKKYEFWLWFRSWSITIQYPSDLGHDDTGYQLPELTVNYHEVSISERTQKADRDGNVAMFANPSKGVVESSREKRDSITARVNKALEIIADSPDDHFILWHDLEDERKLLEKLLPECKSIYGSQTREKKEQLIQGFKKGEYKYCATKPTITGSGCNFQHHCHRAIFVGIGYKFKDFIQAIHRIFRFMQKYGVVIDIIHTDAEREILKDLLRKWNDHNEMVATQTELLKKYGLHGNITDDLLRTIGVEREVFEGDGFKYVYNDCVLEAQNEPDNSIDLQFSSYPFSDQYEYSCSYHDMGHNNGDSEFFEQLDWLTPEAYRTLKPGRVSVIHVKDRIRFSYQNGVGFTSLNDFSGRVVAHMEKHGFFLLGKHVITTDVVRENSSTYRLGWSEQCKDATKMGCGSPEYLLVFRKPPSDTSNAYADNPVTKSKDEYTRARWQLDAHAFWKSSGDRYLTPEELRQLDHSQIAMIWKEYDQTHIYDHEKHVAICEELDKAGKLPSSFMAVAPASTNDGVWDDINRMHTLNTTQALKKREKHVCPLQIDITRRVITRYSNKGDKVKDWFSGIGTVPLIAYELERIGEGTELNYQYWKDGQIYFKEIAHKKSVPTLFGVMGIKAGDAA; via the coding sequence ATGACAACTACCGGATACACCAATCCTAAAACAAAAGCATACATCGAAGAATGTATAAAAAGAAAAATAATATCAACCCCTAAAACAGGATTTCAAGTTCCTGAAGGTGATTTTTGCGAACACCTAAAACCACATCAAAAGGACAGTATATCATTTGCAGCTGAAGGCGGTTGCCGCGCTATCTTCAATAGTTGGGGACTTGGCAAAACCCGCATTCAATTATGGCTTGCAAAGCTTTGTATTAAGCACACAGGCCAATCTTTTATTCAAGGCCTACCATTAGGTGTAGTTACCGAATTTTACGATGAGGCTGAAATATTAGGCTTGAAAGTTTACTACGTAACCAATCAGGCTGAAGTACTTAAAATTGAACTTGAAACCGGTTCCCCTCAAATATTCCTGTCAAATTACGAAAGGATCCGTGAGGGTAATTTCGACCCCAAACACTTTGGCGGTTCATCATTGGATGAGGGTTACGCAATCAGGAACCTTGATACAGAAACCACTGATTACATGATGAGTGAATTTCGGGCAATACCTTTCCGTTGGGTTGCCACCGCGACTCCGGCACCGAACGACTACACCGAAATTCTTAACTATGCTCACTACTTAGGCATAATGGATCGGGGCCAGGCCTTAACGCGCTGGTTCCAGCGTAACAGCACAACGGCCGGCGACTTAACCCTCTACGAACATAAAAAATATGAGTTTTGGTTATGGTTCAGAAGCTGGAGCATAACAATTCAATATCCATCCGATTTAGGTCATGATGACACCGGTTACCAGCTGCCGGAGCTTACGGTTAATTACCACGAAGTAAGTATATCCGAAAGAACACAAAAAGCAGACCGTGACGGGAACGTAGCTATGTTTGCTAATCCAAGTAAGGGAGTAGTAGAAAGTAGCCGTGAGAAGCGGGATAGTATCACTGCAAGGGTAAACAAAGCACTTGAGATAATAGCTGACAGTCCGGATGACCATTTTATTTTATGGCATGACCTTGAAGATGAGCGCAAACTCTTAGAAAAGCTTTTACCTGAATGCAAATCGATTTACGGTTCTCAAACAAGGGAGAAAAAAGAGCAACTTATCCAAGGTTTCAAAAAAGGTGAGTATAAGTATTGCGCCACAAAACCAACAATCACAGGTTCAGGATGTAATTTTCAGCATCATTGCCACCGAGCCATATTCGTTGGCATAGGCTATAAGTTCAAAGACTTCATTCAGGCAATACACCGTATTTTCAGGTTCATGCAAAAATATGGGGTAGTGATTGACATCATCCATACTGATGCTGAAAGGGAAATCTTAAAAGATCTTCTCCGTAAATGGAATGACCATAATGAAATGGTTGCCACTCAAACTGAATTGCTTAAAAAGTACGGCTTGCATGGAAATATTACCGATGATCTACTCCGTACAATCGGTGTAGAACGCGAAGTATTTGAGGGTGATGGTTTCAAGTATGTTTATAATGATTGTGTTTTAGAAGCCCAAAACGAACCTGATAACAGCATCGATTTACAATTCAGCTCTTATCCTTTCAGTGACCAATACGAATACAGCTGTAGCTATCATGACATGGGCCATAATAACGGCGATAGTGAATTCTTTGAGCAGTTAGATTGGTTGACACCGGAAGCCTACCGAACATTGAAGCCAGGGCGTGTTTCAGTCATTCATGTAAAAGACAGGATCCGGTTTAGTTATCAGAATGGCGTGGGCTTCACATCACTGAATGATTTCAGCGGCCGGGTAGTAGCCCATATGGAAAAGCACGGGTTTTTCCTTTTAGGAAAGCATGTGATAACTACAGACGTAGTAAGGGAAAATAGCTCTACTTACCGTTTGGGTTGGAGCGAACAATGTAAGGATGCTACTAAAATGGGATGTGGATCACCTGAGTACTTATTGGTATTCCGCAAACCGCCGTCCGATACCAGCAACGCATACGCTGATAACCCTGTCACAAAAAGCAAAGATGAATACACCCGCGCCCGTTGGCAACTTGACGCGCATGCTTTTTGGAAATCATCAGGCGACCGCTATTTAACCCCTGAAGAATTAAGGCAGCTTGACCATAGCCAAATAGCTATGATTTGGAAAGAATACGACCAAACACACATTTACGACCATGAAAAGCATGTAGCTATTTGTGAGGAACTGGATAAAGCCGGGAAACTACCATCGAGCTTTATGGCCGTTGCCCCTGCATCAACAAATGATGGCGTTTGGGATGACATCAACCGAATGCACACCCTTAACACTACCCAAGCATTGAAGAAGCGTGAAAAGCATGTATGCCCACTTCAAATTGATATTACCAGGCGTGTTATCACTCGATATTCAAATAAAGGAGACAAAGTAAAAGATTGGTTTTCGGGCATTGGTACAGTTCCGCTCATAGCTTACGAGTTGGAGCGAATAGGAGAGGGAACTGAGCTCAACTATCAGTACTGGAAAGACGGTCAAATTTATTTCAAAGAAATAGCCCATAAAAAAAGCGTTCCAACATTATTTGGAGTAATGGGAATTAAAGCGGGGGATGCAGCATGA
- a CDS encoding DNA cytosine methyltransferase, producing MIYKPTVNGFFSGAGGMELGLQQAGLILNQSLDLDSEATDCMKLNPHYFNHIVLNEDIKDKTVLSQPDCDVIVGTYPCTKYSAIADIHGTRTGDDLFLHFFRQVAIKQPAAYVVENVPGMKKFQVVMEAMTKLPDYYVNVFCPVDASNWLPQKRKRLILVGTRKPFFMQAPSQAPRRPRIKEILEKNPVYEMPDYVLKRINGGYRDKPIIVDPEDVNAIAPTCVAHYSKDLGTRMLRTKDNEHGLRPFTIREYARLQGFPDDFVFPDKRSSYRLIGNAVAVQMGEWVGGQLMNYFN from the coding sequence ATGATTTATAAACCAACAGTTAACGGTTTTTTCTCCGGCGCTGGAGGGATGGAATTAGGCTTGCAGCAAGCCGGTTTAATTCTTAATCAATCATTAGACCTTGACAGCGAAGCAACCGACTGTATGAAGCTTAACCCTCATTACTTTAATCACATCGTATTGAATGAGGATATAAAGGATAAAACAGTTTTGAGCCAGCCTGACTGTGATGTTATTGTTGGGACATACCCATGCACTAAATACAGCGCCATTGCAGATATACACGGCACCCGAACCGGTGATGATTTGTTTTTACACTTCTTTAGGCAGGTAGCTATTAAGCAGCCTGCCGCCTACGTGGTTGAAAATGTGCCGGGAATGAAAAAGTTTCAGGTTGTAATGGAAGCTATGACAAAGCTGCCTGATTATTACGTGAATGTTTTTTGCCCGGTCGATGCAAGTAACTGGCTGCCACAAAAACGTAAGCGCCTTATCTTAGTAGGTACCCGGAAACCTTTCTTTATGCAAGCGCCATCACAAGCACCCCGGAGGCCGCGGATAAAAGAAATATTAGAAAAGAACCCGGTTTATGAAATGCCTGATTACGTTTTAAAGCGCATTAACGGCGGGTATAGGGATAAGCCGATAATAGTTGACCCGGAAGATGTAAACGCAATAGCGCCCACATGCGTAGCTCATTATTCTAAAGATTTAGGCACCCGCATGCTGCGAACCAAAGATAACGAACATGGGTTACGCCCTTTTACTATTCGGGAATATGCGAGACTGCAGGGTTTCCCGGATGATTTTGTATTTCCTGATAAACGGTCGTCATACCGGCTTATCGGTAACGCCGTAGCGGTTCAAATGGGTGAATGGGTAGGTGGTCAATTGATGAACTATTTTAATTAA
- a CDS encoding MazG nucleotide pyrophosphohydrolase domain-containing protein: protein MNKDFNILEKVMCNMADNFYQPVEFPLYVKKLEKEFAELMEQLTKDGTLDSSKEWHHFKNAVLDNLPEIKDELADVLCFLLRISNSFKISGTELLHHAMSKMVRRIGDENYNRV from the coding sequence ATGAACAAAGACTTTAACATACTCGAAAAAGTAATGTGCAATATGGCAGATAATTTTTATCAGCCAGTAGAGTTTCCTTTATACGTTAAAAAATTGGAAAAAGAATTTGCTGAACTAATGGAGCAATTAACCAAAGATGGAACTTTGGATAGTAGTAAAGAATGGCATCATTTTAAAAATGCAGTATTGGACAATTTACCTGAGATAAAAGACGAGCTGGCAGATGTGCTTTGTTTCCTGCTAAGAATATCCAATAGCTTCAAAATATCCGGTACTGAATTACTGCATCATGCTATGTCTAAAATGGTAAGAAGAATTGGGGATGAAAACTATAACCGCGTTTAG
- a CDS encoding helix-turn-helix domain-containing protein — MSTPNISEEYIHQQRVALGAKLKAIRLERGLTLEQVGELIGTGKSTVSKIEAGTWNASISWFILFAHALEFDISFILK; from the coding sequence ATGAGCACACCAAACATAAGCGAAGAATACATCCATCAGCAAAGAGTTGCTTTAGGAGCTAAATTAAAGGCCATACGACTTGAAAGAGGCTTAACCCTTGAACAGGTTGGCGAATTAATTGGAACTGGTAAATCAACTGTAAGCAAGATTGAGGCCGGGACCTGGAACGCTTCTATAAGCTGGTTTATCCTTTTTGCCCATGCACTTGAGTTTGATATTTCCTTTATTTTAAAATAA
- a CDS encoding DUF5681 domain-containing protein, translated as MARHKFEAGKSGNPKGRPRGASNKTNKLIKEVFADAFYELQNDPKVNLVKWAKDNPGDFYKLGIRLVPTQMTIVTDIPQVIIFKLPENGRD; from the coding sequence ATGGCAAGACATAAATTTGAGGCGGGTAAAAGTGGTAATCCAAAAGGCCGTCCGAGGGGTGCATCGAACAAAACAAATAAGCTAATTAAGGAGGTTTTCGCGGATGCTTTTTATGAGTTACAAAATGACCCGAAAGTTAATCTTGTGAAATGGGCGAAAGATAACCCCGGCGACTTCTATAAATTAGGCATAAGGCTTGTACCTACCCAAATGACTATAGTTACAGATATTCCGCAGGTAATAATATTTAAATTGCCTGAGAATGGACGAGATTAG
- a CDS encoding terminase large subunit domain-containing protein, translating into MDEISYIEPQAGYQTKFLSSKADIVIGGGAAGVGKTYTLLLEPLRHKDNPGFGTVVFRRTSPQIKAEGALWDTSVGIYNKIKGTTPRETSTEWFFSSGAKLKFAHLEHEKNIYDWQGSQIPLIEFDELTHFTKKMFFYMLTRNRSVCGVDPYVRATVNPDPDSWVAEFIGWWIDPITGFPIPERNGVLRYLVIDGDNYIWGDTKDEVIEKASFIFDAIRDKTKVDFKEFVKSVTFISGDIYENKKLLDVNPAYLGNLLSQDKATQASLLHGNWNVVLSDNDIYDYYKFLGLFNNLYEVDRTGKFITADIALKGSDKFIVGYWEGYCLEDILIMDKSDGKEVIDAISLFAKSYEVQNTDITYDNDGVGGFVDGFIVGAVPFINGGAAISVPDNKIVEAGKEVKPNYYNLKTECYYMSGDNVNKGKYRISDRVANKMYDDTMTVRQRFMFERKAIKRDKADMDGKLRIIDKKEMKTKLNGQSPDIMDMFMMRERFNLKINREVDFGW; encoded by the coding sequence ATGGACGAGATTAGTTATATAGAGCCGCAAGCCGGTTACCAAACTAAATTCCTTTCCTCAAAAGCTGATATAGTTATCGGTGGGGGAGCTGCAGGTGTTGGTAAAACATATACCTTACTTTTAGAGCCTTTAAGGCATAAAGATAATCCCGGCTTTGGCACGGTTGTGTTTAGGCGTACAAGTCCGCAGATCAAAGCAGAGGGCGCTCTATGGGATACATCCGTAGGGATATACAATAAAATAAAAGGAACGACACCGCGCGAAACATCTACCGAATGGTTTTTTAGCAGCGGGGCCAAATTAAAATTCGCACACCTGGAGCATGAAAAAAACATTTATGATTGGCAGGGTTCGCAAATACCATTGATAGAGTTCGATGAGTTAACCCACTTCACAAAAAAGATGTTTTTTTACATGCTTACTCGTAACCGGTCCGTTTGCGGGGTTGATCCTTACGTCAGGGCAACTGTTAACCCGGATCCTGATAGTTGGGTAGCTGAATTTATAGGATGGTGGATTGACCCTATAACCGGATTCCCTATACCGGAAAGAAACGGGGTATTAAGGTATTTAGTGATCGACGGGGATAATTACATTTGGGGTGATACTAAAGACGAAGTAATTGAAAAGGCATCATTTATTTTTGATGCTATCAGGGATAAAACCAAAGTCGATTTTAAAGAATTCGTTAAGTCAGTTACATTTATCAGCGGAGATATTTACGAAAATAAAAAGCTGCTTGATGTTAATCCGGCTTATTTGGGTAACCTTTTATCACAGGATAAAGCTACCCAGGCTTCACTGTTGCATGGCAATTGGAACGTTGTTCTATCAGATAACGACATTTACGATTATTATAAGTTCTTAGGGCTTTTTAATAATTTGTATGAAGTAGATCGAACAGGAAAATTTATCACCGCTGACATCGCCTTAAAGGGTTCTGATAAGTTTATAGTTGGTTACTGGGAGGGATATTGTTTGGAAGATATTTTGATAATGGATAAATCAGATGGCAAAGAGGTTATTGATGCTATTTCCTTGTTTGCAAAATCCTACGAAGTTCAAAACACCGATATTACTTATGATAATGACGGTGTAGGTGGCTTTGTCGATGGTTTCATAGTTGGCGCAGTTCCATTCATCAATGGCGGTGCTGCAATATCTGTTCCTGATAATAAAATAGTTGAGGCCGGCAAAGAAGTGAAGCCGAATTATTACAATCTAAAAACGGAATGCTACTACATGAGCGGCGATAACGTTAACAAGGGAAAATACAGAATCAGCGACCGCGTTGCCAATAAAATGTACGATGATACCATGACAGTAAGGCAACGTTTTATGTTCGAAAGAAAGGCTATAAAGCGAGATAAAGCTGACATGGATGGCAAACTCCGCATCATCGACAAAAAGGAAATGAAGACCAAATTAAATGGCCAATCACCCGACATAATGGATATGTTCATGATGCGGGAAAGGTTCAATCTTAAAATTAATCGGGAAGTAGATTTCGGCTGGTAG
- a CDS encoding GIY-YIG nuclease family protein, giving the protein MKRVEQIKCIYSISCPISNEVVYVGATKDAKIRFYNHLKAYSDSSLAKWVKCLRINGLVPIIIPIEEITHTDDLKRSERKWIKYYRSKNFILFNGYFRNGEQFIK; this is encoded by the coding sequence ATGAAAAGAGTTGAACAAATAAAGTGTATTTATTCTATAAGCTGCCCTATCTCTAATGAGGTTGTTTACGTCGGTGCAACTAAAGATGCTAAGATTCGTTTTTACAATCATTTAAAGGCTTACAGCGATTCATCTTTAGCTAAGTGGGTAAAGTGTTTGCGTATCAATGGATTAGTGCCTATAATTATCCCAATAGAGGAAATAACCCATACCGATGATCTAAAGCGTTCAGAAAGGAAATGGATTAAATATTACCGTTCAAAAAACTTTATACTATTCAATGGGTATTTCAGAAACGGAGAACAATTTATAAAATAG
- a CDS encoding SH3 beta-barrel fold-containing protein, which yields MKKRLFNIAWAVRKQFNTFSEALKHSWKVVKLQWALCIEAVVNFKYKKVDGSIREAKGSNESLNYTPSEKPKNTNFGVLVYFDLEACGFRSCKIENLIFN from the coding sequence ATGAAAAAGAGATTATTCAACATCGCATGGGCTGTTAGAAAACAGTTCAACACATTTTCAGAAGCTTTAAAGCATTCCTGGAAAGTGGTTAAGCTTCAATGGGCGCTATGTATCGAGGCTGTAGTTAACTTCAAATACAAAAAGGTTGACGGTTCAATACGTGAAGCAAAGGGGAGTAATGAATCATTAAACTACACACCCAGCGAAAAGCCAAAAAATACTAACTTTGGAGTATTGGTTTACTTTGATTTGGAAGCTTGCGGGTTCCGTAGCTGTAAAATTGAAAACCTTATTTTTAACTAA
- a CDS encoding phage portal protein codes for MDLIGSLFNNAISKRVSQQIAVSQSSAFSNALSYINLGLNSALPSINPDAANYYEIYKTIGAVYEVTDIITKKVLNCPIVKYKIKDKKKLLKAKALFKSDPVQSYIMKMQAIEEVDVPDLDKMLSTGMANPYQTGTQFLWSTVLTYLLNGNAYVNPVKVSSGQVKEMYCFPNMNIAVDREDMMDPIRGYILLGSMFDVQSEIARYEKDEICHIKTGTAAPFDRTMMYLYGVSALRAYLESMRSIKEGKTQASKQARNGGAFGVLSPKNKEDQFSTDQKLALKEKMVEARKSNDELARLFPSSISLDFTQIGMSMADLQLLELVQASEEDIYRAFHWPLQFHNQKASTSNNQATAVKQGIYDGVAPICDIMSEAFTIMLSPGYGFDYLEFDYTQLPEMAVNMKDVAAYLSALPAGVLTPNEMRVVLKYGESSEAYMNEHYIASNMTTMKRVFDGTNTSPAPAAASTTDPVAGA; via the coding sequence ATGGATTTAATCGGTTCCCTTTTCAATAACGCCATCTCAAAGCGCGTAAGTCAGCAGATAGCAGTTAGTCAATCTTCAGCATTTAGTAATGCACTTTCATATATTAATCTTGGCTTAAATTCAGCGTTACCAAGCATTAACCCAGATGCGGCTAATTACTATGAGATATACAAAACAATCGGTGCCGTTTATGAGGTTACAGACATCATTACAAAAAAGGTTCTGAATTGTCCAATAGTAAAGTATAAGATTAAAGACAAAAAGAAGCTACTAAAAGCAAAGGCATTATTCAAGTCGGATCCTGTTCAATCCTACATTATGAAAATGCAGGCCATTGAAGAAGTTGACGTGCCTGATTTAGATAAGATGCTTTCAACTGGTATGGCTAATCCTTATCAAACAGGAACTCAGTTTTTATGGTCAACCGTATTAACATACCTGCTTAACGGTAATGCTTATGTTAACCCAGTTAAAGTATCAAGCGGCCAAGTAAAAGAAATGTATTGCTTCCCTAACATGAACATAGCAGTTGACAGGGAAGACATGATGGACCCGATAAGAGGTTATATACTTTTAGGTTCAATGTTTGACGTGCAATCGGAAATAGCCCGGTATGAAAAAGATGAAATTTGCCACATCAAAACAGGCACAGCTGCACCTTTTGACAGAACAATGATGTATTTGTATGGGGTATCAGCCTTACGCGCTTATTTGGAATCAATGCGATCAATTAAAGAGGGTAAAACACAAGCAAGCAAGCAAGCAAGAAACGGTGGCGCTTTCGGTGTGCTATCACCTAAGAATAAAGAAGATCAATTCTCTACAGATCAAAAGCTGGCATTAAAAGAGAAGATGGTCGAAGCCCGTAAAAGCAATGATGAATTAGCCCGTCTATTCCCGTCTTCAATAAGTTTGGACTTTACACAAATTGGAATGTCTATGGCTGATTTGCAGTTGTTGGAATTAGTTCAAGCAAGCGAAGAAGATATTTACCGCGCTTTCCATTGGCCTCTGCAATTCCATAACCAAAAAGCCAGCACAAGCAACAACCAGGCTACAGCAGTTAAGCAGGGTATATATGACGGTGTAGCACCTATCTGTGATATAATGAGCGAAGCATTTACAATTATGCTTTCCCCTGGATACGGATTTGATTATTTGGAATTTGATTATACCCAATTACCTGAGATGGCCGTTAACATGAAAGATGTTGCTGCTTATCTTTCAGCACTGCCGGCCGGGGTATTAACTCCAAATGAAATGAGGGTAGTGTTAAAGTACGGGGAAAGTTCTGAAGCTTATATGAATGAGCATTACATTGCAAGTAATATGACCACAATGAAAAGGGTTTTTGATGGAACTAATACATCACCTGCCCCGGCTGCAGCCTCAACTACTGACCCCGTAGCAGGTGCGTAA
- a CDS encoding FkbM family methyltransferase, with amino-acid sequence MNSYSQNREDLFVLDYFKGFKGTLLEIGANDGRTLSNSLLLIENGWNAYVLEPGSVCGDLFLLHKDNCKVHVFNYGIGERDEVVKFYESGTHVSNGSDKGLVSSTHYNETLRWRKSGVQFTEREIQLVSFENFYNSIENPVFDFISIDAEGHDWTILKHIDLKDVRCLVIEFNGDNELQARFSIYCASYGLKLAIINNENLIFVR; translated from the coding sequence ATGAACTCGTATTCACAAAACCGCGAAGACCTTTTCGTATTGGACTATTTTAAAGGTTTTAAAGGTACTTTACTTGAAATCGGTGCTAATGATGGCCGGACATTGTCAAACTCTCTCCTGCTTATTGAAAACGGATGGAATGCTTATGTTTTAGAACCTGGAAGTGTTTGCGGGGATTTATTCCTGCTTCATAAAGACAATTGTAAAGTGCATGTGTTCAATTACGGTATAGGCGAACGTGATGAAGTAGTTAAATTCTATGAAAGTGGCACACATGTCAGCAATGGTAGTGATAAAGGGCTTGTATCTTCTACTCATTACAATGAGACGTTACGTTGGCGAAAATCAGGCGTTCAGTTTACCGAAAGGGAGATACAATTAGTATCATTCGAAAACTTCTACAATTCAATCGAAAATCCGGTATTTGATTTTATCTCAATCGATGCTGAAGGACACGATTGGACAATACTAAAGCATATTGATTTAAAAGACGTGCGCTGCCTTGTTATTGAGTTTAACGGAGATAATGAACTACAAGCACGCTTCTCAATTTATTGTGCCTCATACGGGCTTAAATTGGCTATTATAAACAATGAAAACTTAATTTTTGTGAGATGA